One genomic region from Spirosoma sp. KCTC 42546 encodes:
- a CDS encoding TonB-dependent receptor domain-containing protein, translating to MFVEKCLVALTACRRYATESDINFFYKYVVPTARKPIISNALTLLFFFTTTSTFAQYQLSGTVKGKQDSVAVKGCIIYLNDGKRQAVTDSLGRFSFTNLANGQYVLNTSSPDFKATTLTITLAGRDQSVNIFLASRQETLAEVTVTDKQSDFGFTRMRSVESMGIYEGKKSEVIIPEQLVANLSTNNARQIYARVAGLNIWENEGAGLQLSVGGRGLDPNRSSNFNVRQNGYDISADALGYPESYYTPPIEAVGRIQIVRGAASLQYGTQFGGLLNFVMKKPVADRKFELTARQTIGSFGFYNAFTSASGTVGKLSYYTFFQYKKGDGWRPNSHFTNYTAFADIDYHFSEKTTLGFDLTQMSYLAQQPGGLTDAMFREDPRQSNRERNWFKVNWTMPALHFDHKFNANNEFNLRVFGLYAYRYSLGFRPNRVASVDDNSERDLIKGDFQNYGAEARYLKRYSVAKQQAVLLVGSRYYHGYNHSVQGLGSTGKDADFNFISDANAISYDYQFPNRNVSAFAENIFYIGDKLSITPGVRFEYIKTTADGFYGTITRDLAGNIINSVSTTELRTNGRQFLLGGIGISYKPVAQLDIYGNLSQNYRSITFTDMRISNPSSVIDPNMQDEKGYSLDAGIRSTQTTLYNFDVSAFYLNYNNRIGEVQFYDANDRVLRRRGNIGQAVIMGIESYAEGDFLRLVNPSNPNLSGVLFANVALIHSTYKASEIAGVVGNQVEFVPNVNLKSGIRIGYKNLKASFQYTHLSNQFSDATNATEGGVSAVLGLIPAYTILDASLSYQFSRFRLEGSLNNLANTAYFTRRATGYPGPGILPSDGRGFYLTVQVKL from the coding sequence ATGTTTGTAGAAAAGTGTTTGGTGGCGTTAACCGCGTGCCGTAGGTACGCAACAGAATCAGATATTAACTTTTTCTACAAATATGTCGTACCTACGGCACGTAAACCCATTATCTCAAATGCATTAACGCTACTTTTTTTCTTTACAACCACCTCCACCTTCGCCCAGTACCAGCTATCAGGAACGGTGAAGGGGAAACAAGATAGTGTGGCCGTGAAAGGCTGTATCATCTACCTAAACGATGGAAAACGGCAGGCTGTAACGGACAGTCTGGGTCGATTTAGTTTTACAAATTTGGCTAACGGCCAATACGTACTCAATACCAGTTCGCCTGATTTCAAGGCCACCACGTTGACCATTACCCTGGCTGGGCGCGATCAGTCAGTAAACATTTTTCTAGCTAGTCGGCAGGAAACGCTGGCTGAAGTGACCGTAACCGATAAACAGTCGGATTTTGGCTTTACCCGGATGCGAAGTGTGGAAAGCATGGGCATCTACGAGGGTAAGAAATCGGAAGTGATTATCCCGGAACAGCTAGTCGCAAATCTCTCGACGAACAATGCCCGCCAGATTTACGCCCGCGTGGCCGGGCTGAACATCTGGGAAAACGAAGGAGCAGGCCTGCAACTCAGCGTGGGCGGACGTGGTCTGGACCCCAACCGAAGCTCTAACTTTAACGTGCGTCAGAATGGCTACGATATCAGTGCCGATGCATTAGGTTACCCCGAAAGCTACTACACTCCCCCTATCGAAGCCGTTGGCCGGATTCAGATCGTCCGGGGAGCCGCTTCACTTCAATACGGCACGCAGTTTGGTGGCTTGCTCAATTTTGTCATGAAAAAGCCCGTAGCCGATCGCAAGTTTGAGTTAACGGCTCGGCAAACCATTGGCTCGTTTGGGTTTTACAATGCCTTTACCAGCGCCAGCGGTACGGTTGGCAAACTGAGTTACTACACCTTCTTTCAATACAAAAAAGGCGATGGCTGGCGGCCCAATTCGCACTTCACCAACTACACCGCCTTCGCCGATATCGACTACCATTTTTCGGAGAAAACAACCTTGGGTTTCGATCTGACTCAGATGAGTTACCTGGCCCAGCAACCGGGTGGCCTCACGGATGCTATGTTTCGCGAAGATCCACGGCAAAGCAATCGGGAGCGTAACTGGTTTAAGGTGAACTGGACAATGCCCGCCCTGCATTTCGATCATAAGTTCAACGCGAATAACGAGTTTAACCTGCGGGTGTTTGGTTTGTATGCGTACCGCTATTCACTAGGGTTCCGGCCCAACCGGGTGGCCAGCGTCGATGACAACAGCGAGCGTGATTTGATCAAAGGCGACTTTCAGAATTATGGCGCCGAAGCCCGGTATTTAAAGCGGTATTCCGTAGCGAAGCAACAGGCGGTACTGCTGGTGGGTAGCCGCTATTATCATGGCTATAACCATAGCGTACAGGGATTAGGCAGTACGGGCAAAGACGCCGATTTCAACTTCATCAGCGATGCCAACGCCATTTCGTACGACTACCAATTCCCGAACCGAAACGTCTCCGCCTTTGCCGAAAACATTTTCTACATCGGCGATAAGCTGTCTATTACGCCGGGTGTTCGATTCGAGTACATTAAAACCACAGCCGATGGTTTTTATGGCACGATAACCCGCGATTTGGCGGGGAATATCATCAACTCGGTCAGTACAACTGAATTACGCACTAACGGGCGTCAGTTTCTGCTCGGTGGCATCGGTATCAGCTACAAACCCGTTGCCCAGTTGGACATTTACGGGAATCTTTCTCAGAATTACCGGTCCATCACCTTCACTGATATGCGTATTTCCAATCCATCGTCGGTGATTGACCCTAACATGCAGGACGAAAAAGGGTATTCGCTCGATGCCGGTATCCGCAGCACGCAGACTACCTTATACAATTTCGACGTCAGTGCGTTTTATCTGAATTACAATAACCGGATTGGCGAAGTCCAGTTCTACGATGCCAACGACCGTGTTCTCCGTCGCCGGGGCAATATTGGCCAGGCAGTTATCATGGGGATTGAATCCTACGCGGAAGGTGATTTTCTTCGGCTAGTGAATCCATCGAATCCAAACCTGAGCGGGGTTTTATTTGCCAACGTAGCCCTGATCCATTCAACCTACAAAGCCAGCGAAATTGCCGGAGTCGTGGGCAATCAGGTGGAGTTTGTTCCAAACGTAAACTTGAAAAGTGGCATTCGGATAGGCTATAAAAACCTGAAAGCCTCGTTTCAGTATACACACCTGTCCAACCAGTTTTCTGACGCGACCAACGCAACCGAAGGCGGTGTATCGGCAGTGCTCGGGCTTATTCCGGCCTATACCATCCTGGATGCCAGCCTTTCGTACCAGTTCAGTCGGTTCCGGTTAGAGGGTAGCCTGAACAACCTGGCGAATACGGCCTACTTCACCCGCCGGGCAACGGGTTATCCTGGCCCCGGCATTTTACCCTCCGATGGCCGCGGGTTTTACCTGACGGTGCAGGTGAAGTTATGA
- a CDS encoding HTTM domain-containing protein has protein sequence MQHYLRKTTSAAPLAVFRLLFGLMLFGSIVRFWSKGWIAELYINPHYYFPFYGFEYVKPLGPYTYVLFAICGLSALLVAIGLMYRVAIVILFLSFTYIELIDKSTYLNHYYFTSMVCFLLIFLPAHAYFSVDAYRRRDLLADQIPAWCLDSLRLFVALLYFFAGLAKVNSDWLINAQPLRIWLPAHNDLPLIGFLFNYPWVPYVFSLFGCLYDLLIPMLLWNRPTRPWAYAAVVVFHGLTALLFPIGMFPYIMIVTALIFFSASFHQKISQQLGLWLAIPYSFLRPQRLYVYQPIVANVLLGLLAIFFAIQLAFPFRYLLYPGELFWTEQGYRFSWRVMLMEKAGYAQFTVKDHLGHQTIVNNSNFLTPLQEKMMSTQPDMLLQYAHILRDYYTRQGFQNPEVYVDSYVALNGRLGKPLVEPTINLANKQDSFSNKEWITSFNDTIYGF, from the coding sequence ATGCAGCACTATTTACGCAAAACCACCTCAGCGGCCCCTTTGGCCGTTTTTAGGCTTCTGTTCGGACTGATGCTCTTCGGGAGCATTGTTCGTTTCTGGAGTAAGGGCTGGATTGCCGAACTCTATATCAACCCACATTATTATTTTCCATTCTATGGGTTCGAGTATGTTAAGCCACTAGGACCTTATACCTACGTTCTCTTCGCAATTTGCGGCCTGTCGGCGTTACTGGTGGCTATCGGATTAATGTACCGGGTGGCCATTGTGATCCTGTTTCTGAGCTTTACCTACATCGAACTGATTGACAAAAGCACGTACCTGAACCATTACTATTTTACCAGTATGGTTTGTTTCCTGCTGATTTTTTTACCCGCCCACGCGTACTTTTCAGTCGATGCCTACCGACGTCGCGATTTACTGGCCGACCAGATTCCAGCCTGGTGTCTCGATTCCTTACGGCTGTTTGTTGCCCTATTGTATTTTTTTGCCGGACTGGCGAAAGTGAACAGCGATTGGTTAATAAACGCTCAACCCCTACGTATTTGGCTACCCGCCCATAATGACCTTCCGCTTATCGGTTTTTTATTTAATTACCCCTGGGTTCCTTACGTGTTCAGCCTGTTCGGTTGCCTGTACGACCTGCTTATTCCCATGCTGCTCTGGAACCGACCAACGCGCCCCTGGGCGTACGCAGCTGTAGTCGTTTTTCATGGATTAACGGCCCTGCTGTTTCCTATTGGCATGTTTCCGTATATCATGATTGTAACGGCACTGATCTTTTTCTCCGCCAGTTTTCACCAGAAAATTAGTCAGCAATTAGGATTATGGTTAGCCATCCCCTACTCGTTTCTACGACCACAACGACTCTATGTGTATCAGCCAATTGTAGCGAATGTGTTGCTAGGTCTTCTTGCGATTTTCTTTGCGATTCAACTAGCGTTTCCGTTCCGTTACCTGCTGTATCCGGGCGAACTGTTCTGGACCGAGCAAGGCTATCGATTTTCATGGCGGGTGATGCTAATGGAAAAAGCAGGCTATGCGCAGTTCACAGTCAAAGATCATTTGGGGCACCAAACCATTGTTAACAACTCGAATTTTCTGACCCCTTTGCAGGAAAAAATGATGTCGACACAGCCCGACATGCTCCTGCAATACGCTCATATACTCCGGGATTATTATACCCGGCAAGGTTTTCAAAACCCTGAGGTCTATGTGGATTCCTATGTGGCGCTTAATGGACGGTTAGGCAAACCACTCGTGGAGCCCACCATCAATCTCGCTAACAAACAAGACTCATTTAGCAATAAAGAGTGGATTACTTCTTTCAATGATACGATTTACGGTTTTTAG
- a CDS encoding imelysin family protein: MEQVKWKQIGFACTFVAVLWACSGGSSNDPTPTPTTPTDQASSDRKAMLTNIADNIIVPSYANFKTKFDAMVTKSDAFAAKPDKASLTDFRQAWVDAYTEWQKVELFDVGPAEQYTLRNFFNIYPTSVSGIEEYVAAGSGTFDVPASYPKQGFPALDYLINGLETTDDALVARYTTASDAAKRIAYLKRLTTQMNAQFTTVYTAWTTGGYRDTFINCTALNASCSTSKLINGYVLNYERYIRSGKVGIPSGAMTNGTVSPDKVEAYYKKDLSLALAKTAHQASIDFFNGKSVKTGQEGPSLKTYLNGIGAKDSQTGKSLVDIVNTQFELVNQKLALLKANLSDEVKTNDAAVVAVYTEMQKAVRMLKVDMTSAMSITITYTDNDGD; encoded by the coding sequence ATGGAACAAGTTAAGTGGAAACAAATTGGGTTTGCCTGCACGTTTGTCGCTGTGCTTTGGGCCTGCTCAGGTGGTAGTAGCAATGATCCCACGCCTACTCCCACAACACCAACCGATCAGGCCAGCAGTGATCGTAAAGCAATGCTGACAAATATAGCGGACAACATTATCGTGCCCAGCTACGCAAACTTCAAAACAAAATTCGATGCGATGGTTACCAAATCGGATGCGTTTGCGGCCAAGCCTGATAAAGCTTCCCTGACCGATTTTCGGCAAGCCTGGGTCGATGCGTATACCGAATGGCAGAAGGTTGAACTGTTTGACGTTGGTCCGGCAGAGCAGTACACGCTCCGAAACTTTTTCAATATCTACCCAACCAGCGTTAGCGGTATCGAAGAATATGTAGCGGCTGGTTCAGGTACGTTTGATGTACCAGCATCGTACCCCAAACAGGGGTTTCCAGCTTTAGATTATCTCATCAATGGCCTGGAGACAACTGACGACGCTCTTGTAGCCCGGTATACAACGGCATCCGATGCCGCTAAGCGAATTGCCTATCTAAAACGGCTCACGACCCAGATGAATGCACAGTTTACAACGGTTTATACCGCCTGGACCACGGGTGGCTACCGGGATACATTCATCAACTGTACCGCCCTGAACGCCAGTTGCTCAACCTCAAAACTGATCAATGGCTACGTACTGAACTATGAGCGATACATCCGGTCGGGGAAAGTTGGGATTCCATCAGGGGCCATGACCAATGGTACTGTCTCTCCCGATAAAGTGGAGGCTTACTATAAGAAGGACCTATCACTCGCGCTGGCAAAAACGGCCCATCAGGCCTCTATCGACTTCTTTAATGGCAAAAGCGTGAAAACTGGGCAGGAAGGTCCAAGCCTTAAAACCTACCTCAACGGTATTGGCGCCAAAGACAGTCAAACCGGCAAATCGCTGGTCGATATAGTAAATACCCAATTCGAATTGGTGAATCAGAAACTTGCACTGCTCAAAGCAAACCTATCCGATGAGGTCAAAACGAATGATGCGGCTGTCGTTGCGGTCTATACCGAAATGCAGAAGGCCGTTCGGATGTTGAAAGTAGATATGACATCGGCAATGAGCATCACGATTACATACACCGATAACGACGGAGACTAG
- a CDS encoding DUF4856 domain-containing protein, with protein sequence MLTSSLLVRLTPFVLLVASLSACKDEENPTTVTPQLRKTIDYAKLTDTTTYANFFVDNNGAKTVDLTTGSTRLAMFRAINTYNGTAVGTGATLDATVLKNMFSNTSSPFSGTANTALNSSGIQLRNVTASSLAAADAEKERQTIESGFTAIATASKSVSATASEGKAGKLGTYLVDEKGIEYGQIIQKGLIGAFQVDYIGNVLLSDKNLALDNSTLVAGKNYTLLEQNWDEIFGIITANPVYGGKATTTSSGESFIGSYLWEYNQEDFPKIHKALLTGRAAIVNNDLKTLKEQATFIHKAMEKAISGAALGYLSKWKSGTTDAARAHAMGEGLGFIYSLRYAKLNNADAAFSDGILTNLIYSAPNGFWGLTNAKIDAASSAIKTKFNLP encoded by the coding sequence ATGCTTACCTCAAGTTTACTAGTTCGGCTCACGCCTTTTGTTTTACTGGTAGCCAGTTTATCCGCCTGTAAGGACGAAGAGAACCCTACAACGGTTACTCCTCAACTTCGCAAAACCATTGACTACGCCAAACTGACCGATACCACGACCTACGCTAACTTCTTTGTCGATAATAATGGGGCTAAAACAGTTGACCTAACAACAGGAAGTACGCGGCTGGCCATGTTTCGGGCGATCAATACCTACAATGGTACCGCAGTGGGAACAGGGGCAACGCTGGACGCTACAGTTTTGAAAAATATGTTTTCGAACACGAGCAGCCCATTTTCAGGTACAGCTAACACAGCACTCAACTCGTCGGGAATTCAATTACGCAACGTAACGGCATCATCACTGGCAGCAGCCGATGCCGAAAAAGAACGGCAAACCATTGAATCAGGGTTTACAGCTATTGCTACAGCCAGCAAATCCGTATCAGCTACAGCTTCGGAAGGGAAAGCAGGTAAACTAGGTACGTATCTGGTTGATGAAAAAGGCATTGAATATGGCCAGATTATCCAAAAGGGTCTTATTGGTGCGTTTCAGGTCGATTACATCGGAAACGTCCTGCTGAGCGACAAGAATCTCGCGCTCGATAATAGCACCCTGGTAGCGGGTAAAAATTATACGCTGCTCGAACAAAACTGGGATGAAATTTTCGGTATCATCACCGCAAACCCAGTCTACGGCGGCAAAGCGACAACGACCTCATCGGGCGAAAGCTTTATTGGTTCATATCTGTGGGAATACAACCAGGAGGATTTTCCGAAGATTCATAAAGCATTGCTGACAGGCCGGGCGGCTATTGTGAATAATGATCTAAAAACCCTGAAAGAGCAGGCAACATTCATTCACAAAGCCATGGAAAAAGCTATTTCTGGGGCTGCCTTAGGCTATCTGAGTAAATGGAAGTCGGGCACTACGGATGCCGCTCGGGCACACGCCATGGGCGAGGGGCTTGGTTTTATCTATAGCTTGCGGTATGCTAAACTAAACAATGCCGATGCAGCCTTCTCTGATGGTATTTTGACCAACCTGATCTACTCAGCACCAAACGGATTTTGGGGATTAACAAATGCCAAGATTGACGCGGCTTCTAGCGCGATTAAAACGAAATTCAATTTACCATAA